One Ricinus communis isolate WT05 ecotype wild-type chromosome 7, ASM1957865v1, whole genome shotgun sequence genomic region harbors:
- the LOC8265581 gene encoding protein-tyrosine-phosphatase IBR5: MRKRERENPCGVCGHYHKYEEGEVCGICGHRMPESAEKSALHVSAFPSEILPEFLYLGSYDNASRSELLRTQGISCILNTVPACQNLYKNSFTYHCLQDDKSLQFDDAIQFLEKCEKDKARVLVHCMSGKNRSPAIVIAYLMKSKGWRLAQSYQWVKERRPAVDLNQAVYQQLQEYEQKIFGSADCNNLALPVLPPAGVPSFSFGFPKVNDPVPAPAFNSISATSIFSRPLGIPPHEFQFGAGQPQNSANENPFVANPPNPNGGDISMDS, encoded by the exons ATgcggaagagagagagagaaaaccCATGTGGGGTTTGTGGGCACTATCACAAATACGAGGAAGGCGAAGTTTGCGGAATTTGCGGACACCGGATGCCGGAATCGGCTGAGAAATCTGCGCTTCATGTCAGTGCTTTTCCATCTGAGATCCTGCCTGAGTTTCTCTATCTGGGTAGCTATGACAACGCCTCTCGCTCTGAGCTTCTCAGAACCCAGGGGATTTCTTGTATTCTCAAT ACAGTACCGGCTTGCCAAAATCTCTACAAGAATTCATTCACCTATCACTGCCTCCAAGATGACAAAAGCTTACAATTTGATGATGCCATTCAGTTTTTAG aGAAATGTGAAAAGGACAAGGCCCGTGTTCTTGTGCACTGCATGTCTGGAAAAAATAG GTCTCCGGCTATTGTCATAGCTTACTTGATGAAGTCCAAAGGATGGAGGCTTGCACAAAGTTACCAGTGGGTGAAGGAGCGGAGACCAGCTGTTGATCTAAACCAAG CTGTGTACCAGCAGTTGCAGGAGTATGAGCAAAAGATTTTTGGGTCAGCTGATTGTAACAACCTTGCCCTGCCAGTTCTTCCACCTGCAGGCGTACCATCCTTTAGCTTTGGCTTTCCAAAGGTTAATGATCCAGTTCCTGCTCCGGCTTTTAACAGTATCAGTGCTACCTCAATCTTTTCCCGTCCTCTGGGCATTCCTCCGCACGAGTTCCAGTTTGGAGCTGGCCAACCTCAAAATAGTGCAAATGAGAACCCCTTTGTTGCCAATCCACCAAACCCAAATGGTGGGGATATTTCAATGGATTCATGA